The Micropterus dolomieu isolate WLL.071019.BEF.003 ecotype Adirondacks linkage group LG11, ASM2129224v1, whole genome shotgun sequence genomic interval ATGTTAGAACAGCATTCACAAAGAGTCAGATATGAGCATGCGAGTGAAGGGAGAAGACGCAGCACAGTCTGAACTGAACATTTGGAGGTTGGGCACTGAGCAGAGGAAAATCTTACACAGAAAACCACGTCTTTGTAAACCTACACTCTCCAACACCACATGGAGTGACTCACGTAATTGGTATGGAGGCTATATCGGACTCTGCATCACACaaacttgctttttttttttttttttttataagcgCTTTAGACTttcatctgtaaaaaaaatctctgtaaATACTCCCAAACCCACAATAGTGAGCACATTGATCaatgacacatactgtatgtcttgtAGTCCAGAATTTCTACTTCTATGAAAAACAGTAAGTAACTCCATTGTAGTTCAGTCTCTGAGCAGACAAATGTCTGCTGAAAAGTCTTGTAAGGAGGTACTTGTAGAGTAAGAAGCAGCACATTTTCATTTCCCATTTCTGTTTTTTGGTCTTTTCCCTTTTATTCTCAGTATCTCAAGATACGGTGACACTGTATGAAGGAGCCAGTGTTTTAGGGATGTTTTTGCTGTGAAGCTTTAGACTGTTGGACTCCATCAAGTGGCCTCCGCTGGACAGCGTGTGGGTCATGACGTGGCGAGAGTGATGGACCATGGTGAAACATTCACAGCAGCGTTTCCCAACCAAGTAGAGGATTTCAAAAATAGAAAGAAGGATGCAGACCAGGCTGGTGACCACCATGAAGAGGGTGAAGATCCGTTTCTCAGTGGGGCGAGAGATGAAACAGTCCACCGTGTTGGGACAGGGACTCTGCTCACACTTGATGAGCGAGGGGAAGTCATAACCCTCGTAGATGTGATAGACGAGGTAGACGAAGGTGGCGTCCACAAGTATTTTGAAGACCAATGTGAGGACGTAGGTCCACCACAGGCCTCCGCGCTTCTTACCCGTGTCCTTGTAGAGACTGCGGCAGTTGTCACCATACTTGAGGCGGTTTTTGCGTTCCCTGTCCTCCCTGTAGGCTACGTGCATCACCACCAAGAGAGAGGGGCAGGTGACGAAGATGAGCTGCAGGGCCCACAGCCGGATGTGGGAGACAGGGAAGAAGTGGTCATAGCAGACATTGTGGCACCCGGGCTGAGCAGTGTTGCACTGGAAGTCTTTCTGTTCATCGCCCCATACCTTTTCTGCTGCCACCACAAACACCATGACCCTGAAGAGGAAAACAACAGAGAGCCACACTCGGCCGAAGGCTGTGGAGTACTTGTTCACCCCACTGAGTAGGCCCTGGAGGAATGCCCAGTTCATGATGAGGTTTGTTCAGTGTCCTCTCTTCCTGCTGATGGAAGACAGAAGAAGCGCTTTGCAACAGCACAGACAAAGCACAGGTATCTACTAGCCTAAGACAAGAAGAAAACACAGTCAGATCACAGAAACAGGTTCAAACAATCGAACAAACTGAGGTGGAACTGGGTCATCAACATTATTCATTGTTAacatatcttaaaatgaattaaagaaaTAAGAGCAAAATGAGCAGATAAAAGTGGCTCCAAACCTTACATAAGAGACTTTGTTACGTAAGCAGAAAAGTTTTCATTCCTAATGTGATAGTCAGACAACTTACTCAAATCAGCGATTCGCCTCTCAAAGACCGTGGTAAACTTCTTCAGCTTTGTACATTCCTCTTGCGTAAATGCGCGTGTCCAAAATACCGACGTCTAAAACCTGCTAACCCGGGTATATCCCGAAAAGTTCGCCTTACTATCTGGTTCAGCACATACAAATTTCAGTATTTACAGTCTAAACGATGTTGTTGCGGTCCAGTGTCGCAGCGGTGGAACAGGCTTTGGATGAGCCTCCCCGATGAGAACATTTCTCAACAGGACGGGAGTGAAGGGGGTGGAGCTGTTCGCCTGCCATGTCTTCACCACTCAACCTGCTCAGGTGTGGCAAGCTGCACTCCACCAAATACTTGTTTGTCTAATTAAGTGAGGAAAAGGGGCGACGTTAGATTTTAAGTTTTGTTACCACTCGTAGAAACGATGGACCGCGTGGTCAAACTGGCTCCCTGCACGTGATTTACATGAAACagatatagaataatataaaatatgttagCATGCATGATTTGTATACAGTGTGCTAAACTGAAACCCACTCAGATTttaactatttctttaaaagtaAATACTGACAACATTTACtagattaaagaaaaaaagttaaaattttaaataattaagaaagtatgtgctatataaataggTAGTTATACAAGTACAGAAGGGATAAGCCAATAATCAGCAGATCAATGTGACTGTAATAGACATCAAACTgtggtttctttttctttataaaaaaacagTGTTTATTGAAATATTTACATGGCAGGCCACTTGGGAGTACAAAGTACAAAAGACAATGAACACACTCAAGCTCTCAGACATACACTGCCTCCAGAGACACAAACAAGCAAGCGCACACTTCTTGGTTCACACATATTCCCCACAGTCAGAGATGATGACTTTCTGCTTCGGCTTGCCCTCTTTTGTTCCCTGCGCctgcagaaagaaaacagatttaaaaagaTTATCAATTACTTGCCAAAATGCAGTATCTTTACTAAATCCAGCCCGATTGTCATTGTCAACATCGTACAACTTTAACTTACAATATGACAAACTATTATCAATAGAACTTAAAGGGATAGATCAGGTTTTTAAAGTAggctgtatgaggtacttatccaCAGTCCCACAGTCAGTGTATGATCTGCGATGGTGCGTCCCCAGTTTGAAGAAGCAGACAGGACTACTGGCACagaagctaagcaatgtacAGCTGTGGATTGGGTCAGCAGCAAACCGTATAGCCACCTAAAAAAAGGCCCACCTTAAAAATTCCCTACCAGTTTAAATTTACACTATATTTCCTTTGAAACTACACTACACTGCATGTAAACTATAGACAAACGTACTGGGATATCCCATGCCTAAAACTTTTTTGGTGGGGGCTGTTTTTTCATGGTGTGTTCTTTGTTAAGGGAAATCTTAATGCTACAGCATATCATTTTAAACGGTAGTTCTGCcaacagtgtgtttttcctgttACAATATGACAGTGCCCCCTTGAACAAAGCCAGCTAAAAAGATAAAAGGAGattaaataaaaagggaaaaggctaggttttttttttccaaatcatATTCTGCTATTATACTAAAAAGTCTCACTGCATTCTTCGTTTTCATGACAAACTCATTATGAAATACACAAAACGTAAGTTTCACTTAGGTAAGTTTTCACAACTTTGATTTGTGAATATAAAATTTCCCAAAAATAACAATGTTATTAACCAcaaaatgtctttgttgttgtccATGACGCAACCATAGATGATGTCCTTCAGAGAAAAGTTCATGAGATGAAAAACTTTTGGGTAAAGCCAATCATGTATATCAAGCAATAACGCTTCAGAATACATACAATGGAAAACTAAATGATCAGTAGTTTCATTGTCATCacaaattacacaattattgGTTTCTATACCAAAACGCTGTCATACCAAGTCGCTGGATGGATACACAGCATTTAGgattttaaaatggatttcTTTGGCTTTGGGAAGTATAgagaattttaaatatttggttCATAACGAGTGATTAGTACATTTCGAGAATAGTTCGGAAATTGAGTTTCTAAAGGATATTGTAGGGTATGAGATGTTATCAATCAAATTCCTAATTGGTTTGTTTGGGATTTTTACCTTATTAAAATCCACACCTCCAACTAAAAGTAGAGGAAGACAAGGGGTAACAGGAGTAGAATTCATTAACATACCCTTaattaaacacataaaagagTTGGGTCGTGTCTTAGGCAGAAGTTCTCATATGATATGAGACAGCCGTCACTGTCTACCAAATGGATCCCAGACCAAATACCTTTATCCATCCAGTCCTTGTTCAACAGCGATTTGTTGTTAACTGTAATATATCTATCATTCCATATTGGGGTGTTATGTGGGGTGAAATTATGATTATATAAGAGTTTCCAATATAAAAGAACCTGCTGGTGAAAAAAGGGATAATTTAATTGGAATTCTTTGAATAGTGAAATCACCTTTAAGTAAGAATTCTATTCCTCTTAATTTCTTGAATATTTCTCTGGGGATATGGTATGTTGTTCACCAGATTGAGAATCACTGATGATTTTTAtgtagatttgtttttaatctgttcAATCAATGTTCAATAAAGATATTGGTCTAAGATTATCTATTATTTCAGGGTCCTTACCAGGCTTAGGGATTAAAGTAATTATACCTTGTGTCATGGTAGGGGGAAATAAATACCTATTTGCCTCTTttaacataagaaaaaaaatgcatataATCGCTGACTTAAGTTTGGGTACAtacccctgtgatggttagggtaagggtaagGGGCTTTGGAAAGCTGTGAACCCCTTTTATACTAACGGCATCTCATACAGACGCGCCCGGAGACGTCTCATACACATGCCGAAGGGTACCTCTTGCATCAAATAACGCTTTGTCAGCctttctgaaagcgtcagtattTGATGCCCTGATATGAAAACAGACACGAGTAATtatgaacaggcacatttgtggtaaccttctttgacagacaggaccaCTTTTACGCATGATAGGGATCCAGTAGGTAGCACGGATTTGGTACCTACAGCTGTAACTTTTGAAATGGCCCCCGGAACAGCTTTGACCAcgtaaacagaaaacaactcctGTTGCAtacgagtcaatggagcgccagcaagaaaaagaaaacatttcacagtCTCAGTAAACCTTTTCATCCCATACCTCCATTGCACGGAGCACATCCATCCCCTCCACTAGCTCTCCAAACACCACATGTTTGCCATCCAGCCAGTCTGTTTTGTCAGTGGTGATGAAGAACTGAGAGCCATTGGTGTTTGGCCCAGAGTTGGCCATGGAGAGTTGCCCTGTTGATTGACATGAGAGACAAGGTTTGTCCAATTATCCACATGATGGGCTAGTAAAACTAAAACATGAAGCTACAAGACCTCTTTTTTATAAAACTCCTCACCTGGAGCAGTGTGCTTGAGGACAAAGTTTTCATCATCAAACTTCCGGCCATAGATTGACTTGCCGCCGGTGCCATTGTGGTTGGTGAAATCACCTCCTTGGCACATAAACTGAGGGATGATTCGATGAATGCTGCTGCCCTTATACCCAAACCCCTTCTCATGCGTGCACAAGCAGCGGAAATTCTCTAGAtaagatgtaaaaaaatatattataataataataaaaaaatgtcactgatttttgttttgcttttcattaAAAGGATGACATAATTACACtcttgtggttttgttttagCGTCTTTTTCAATTCTTTACGCAAGCAAGCTTAACATTGTGCAGCTACACACCTGCTGTCATGGGAACAATGTCAGCCCGAAGGAGGAAGCGTAGTCTCCCTGCTGGTTTGTTTCCAATCTTGATGTCCATGTAGACCTGAGGATTTACTCTGCCCTTTTTAGCCGGGGGCTCACCCTGCAAACACAAATCATACTTATGTCGCTACTGTGACACAAAGAGACAGCGTCACCAACGCACGTAAGAGAGACAGCCATCTCACCTCCTGTGTTGCAGTACTGGTTGTTTCTCCGCCTGCAGCCTCCCCCTCAGCCTCCTCCGTGGTCTTCCCTGAGAACTTCTTCAGCCAGTCATCATCTGACCACACTGAAGGTAAAGCAGAGTTAAAATTAGAACCAAGGATTTAAAGTACTGTCCAGGCAAAGGCCTCTATAAACAGGTATTTTATCAATTACCTGGTCGAGAAGACCCTTCTTTGATTCTCATGGGCTTGGCCGTGTTGACCCGCACAGTCCGGCCAAAAAGCTCAGACTCATTCTAGCAGAGAAAGACGAGAAAAACATCAACATGAAAACAGGAAGCTTTTATGGGACCTTTTGGGTGAATCACAACAACTAGGTCTCagaaaaagcaataaaacatcACTGACATGAGTGTGCAAAAATGTGATCCCCCTTACCATGTTATCAATAGCTGCTGCAGCATCCTACAGAAGACAAAGGGCATAAATACGTTACAAGCACAGAAATATTTACAATGAAAGTCCCACTACGCGTCAGTTACCAACCAAGTTTACAGTGAATTCACCAGTCAGATTACCATTAACCTAAACAAGACAGCTTTTCAATAAAACTGCGTCTATGGGATTCTGACAAATGTATTCAACAGATATTCCTGTTTACATGCTAGAGCGCAGCCAGATAAATAACTGGGAATCACCCCTCTTGAACCTCAAACAGTCTTTCTCTTATATTGCTGCTATGGTTTATACTAagtgcattttaatgtttttttatttactgtgcATAAAATAGATTCAAAAGATTCAAAGTGTGTGGCAGGAAACTCAGTTAAGTTGTGTACATGTTTAAATCAATAACGCAAGTTTAAATCTTAATTTAACTGAATTAAGCTTACTCTGAATATGACCTTCTGCAGGTTAAAACAATGAATTTGTAAGGTTAATTTATGAAGATTCTCAAACAGAGTTTTGTCTTTATTAGGTTAATATCAGAATAGTGCAGGCTTCAGTGTGTATCAGCCCTTTAACCAGTACATACCTCTGCCAATTCAAACTCAATGAATGCAAATCCTCTGTGCTTTTCTAAAAATAGAGCATAAGACACATTAATACAGCTTAATATGCATTTTTTTCACGGTGTTCAGTGGTACATTTAAACAGTGCATTAACTACTACACATGACAGCCAAACTCCTGATCTTACCTGTTTCATAGTCTAATGGTATCTGGATGTCTGTGATGTCCCCAAAGGGAATAAAAGCTGCATGTAACACCTTCTCGTCCACCTCCTCTGCCAGGCCACCTGACAGAAACACACGGTACTGAGTATGAGCTGATGAACAGTTAGTAAAATCGCCGGGAGTAGCAGAAACATGTCGCTTAAAActcttaaaatgtttgtttgttttcacattcagaGGAGAGGATAAAGGAGCATCTTTACGTCCAAGTCACAAGAAGAACGGAGTCCTGATGCTAACCGTTAAAccttgtttcatttgataaattCAGAGTTTAGTACACAACTTGACATGATGCGCTTTACTCGTAGCTTTGGTAAAACTGTGCGACGTTTTATACAGTCTTTTACACAGTCTATGTCGAAGTTTAAAATCAGCGAAGTTGCCATGTTTTTAAAGTGACGCTCTCATGGGTTAACTTACCGGCTAAATATTTACGTCTCGCAGTTTCATCATATTATGTGCACTTTGTACATGTTTAGTTATATTTAATTTCGTTAGTTAGAAAGTAACATCCTTAGCACGTTTGCTAGATTTACTGAAACAATATACGTTTAGCGTGTTTTTATGAAAAGTAGAATTAACTTACCAACATACAGTACTCGTTTGTTAGCCGCCATATTGGAATTAACCCTTCAACTTTGACCCCAGCAGCTCGTCATTGGTGAGACCTGAAGCCCGCCTCGCTATGGCCAAATGTCCTCTATCGCCACCTGTCGGTTGAACGGTTGAATCCGTCTGCAGCTGTCATCACtcaaacacctttttttttaaccacagcCCCACTGTAACAGAGTCAGTTTCTACCATTTTCATCTTTCACAACATCCTTTTCCACAAATATTCCTAAACTGTGAAGGCTACAtcacaattgtttttttaaccatttaagaAATCTAAATTCTTTAGTTTTCAACAGAAGCAAATTTGGTATTTGAATAGAATGAGAGTTAAGTCTGGTAGGTCTACATTGGAGCTAAAACTCTTTACAGGCACAGgtatgaataataaaatgacttatggctgaattccatttagctatTTCCATGTTAAGAAGTTTTCCACAATTTGACTAGTCAGGAAGGCACAGGTGCTAATAATATAATTGggctctgttctattcaagtgtcctaCTAaatcatgacagtgtgacagtacATTTACAGTTACTCTTTTGggagacacttttatccaaagcaacttacatttgaggaacaacatacaagcatcagtaaagCATCAGTACAGGAAGTGATCTACTAGTGACTACAGATACAAGCAAGAGCACAGTAACAATACCctgaaacaaaagcagcaaaatgGAATTTAGCCATCAGTTATGTTATCATTCACACATGTGCTTTTCCTAATGTGacatgttaaaatatcttctgtGAAGGCTAGTTgagcatgctggctcactgccaCGACTTACTGGTACTTGAAGAGAAAAGAGCCACTGTCAATGTTATTAGTGACACCTGTGGTTTTCTTACTATGGCAAGTCAAAATGTCGGCCGCTGCAGAGAATGTGGAGCAAATTTGTTGACCATAACATTTACAGTACAGACCTGAGagttagtaaaaaaaaaaaataaataactttattaatgACTTTTTAGCATTTAGAACTGCAGACATGATAACCACCCAAAGAGATTTTTGACATGTAAGCAAAGTAACACAAGAGTTGTAACCTTGATATATCATCCCTTTATTGAGAATACCACACACCCATGATAACATGATAGGATGGAGGAGTCCATTTCAAATCAAACATAAAACTTTCaagcaaagaaaagaacaaggcTCAGTTTCCTTTTAGAAAAGGGTTTCTCTCCTGTGCCACAAAATGAAAGGCCTTCTTTCGAGATTCATTAGCATTATTAGTTtggtatgtagtttaaaagtatTGCAGAACTAGAAAATTAGGAACTgtagcatttttcaaaatgttcacatatatttttaaaattacattttcttgtttttcttcatttttgcaTAATTGTTTAGAGGAGTCTAGTGTTTGGAGTCAGCGTAGTGTGTCTCTCCCCATCTCTGCTCATTTGTCTGTGCCCTGAAACAACACAATGACTTTTCATTACCACCACACAACCTAAATTATGTGTGACAAAATCAACAAGTATGAATAGCTTGACTGATTATGTATTATCATACCAATTTAATATGGCACGCGGTCTTCAGGATGTGGCAGCAGCAGTTGTAGTAGCCATGGTGCCCACTTTCTGGGTGGCATCTTTCTTTGCCTGATGGGCTTGTAGCACAGCAACGGCTTCTTCGACCTGTGCAAACATACAATAACATCAAACATGAATTATGAGGTGGTATACAGACATTTTAGTGTGACAATACAGCAAAGATAGAGGTAGTGAAGTACCTTTGAACGCAGAGATTCATGAGACTCCAGCATATGGAGCAGTTCAGAGTTGTCAATCTCCAGCAGCATGCCAGTGATCTTTCCTGCCAGGTTGGCATGCATTGCCTGAATCAGTGGGAAAAGACGCTCACCTTTTTTGGAAAAATGGAGAATAAATCAACCTAATAAACACTGTAAAGCATTACAGTTAATTAATTATGATATGGGATTCTTACCTAGCATCTGTTTCTGCTCCTGAGGGGGCGCAGCAGCCAGCATGGAGGCTGTGAGAGGCTCCTGGCCCTGGACATGCACAGCTGGCTGagtctgaaaaggacagaaaaagaaCATAGTAAGGAAAATTATTTATTGCTCTGGGGGCTTTGATATGACAGGAACACAAGATGGTGACTGGTCTGTTGCCCATACCTGCTGTAAGGCAATAGGCTGCACCACCTGGGGGTTTGGGTTACGGACACCAGTGGCATATTTGTATGGAGGCATGGCACGGGGGCCAGGGACTCCCATTGAGGGACGAGGACCCATGGCCTGGCCAGGAGCtagcagagaggagaaaaatagAGAAGAATTTACACAGTGTCTTGACAACCCCTACTGTATCTGTAGTGTCAATAAAATGCTAGAGCCAGAGTCAATGTGTTGATGGTGATCACTTTGGTGAACTGTTATTGGCAAACACACCTCGCGGTCCCTGTGTGCTGCTATTAGGACTCATGTGTCTCAGGTTGGCACGGGGTCCTGGCTGACGCAGCGATCCGGGAATCCCTTGGAAACCACCTGGGAGTGACAGAAGCAGAGACAAAAACAGTTGCatacaatacaaaacatttttatatatttcaaacAGGTCCATTACATTATAACTATGTATGTTAGATAAATGAAAGTATATCAAATATAGATGCATCATATAGTGCCACATGCTCACCTTGACCTCTGCCACCTTGTTGCTGCCATCTGGGGTTGGGTCGCATTTGGGCCAGCTGATTGGGTGCATAGTATGTGGTCCTATTCTGGGCCTGGTGGGTACAAGTAAGTGAAATGTATCATTTTATGGCATAACCTACTGAAACCACCAATGTGACTACCTTTTTAATCTGTGGCATTGTTACTGAAATGAAGGAAAACAGTAATGATCCTAGTTATCCTAGTGACATCACTTTGAATAGTTGGAACATAGCTTTCTTGACAAGTACATTAAATGatcttaaacctgcattaacaGATCTTTTGGGCCATTTGCaggtgtaaacacaacactgatttATTTCCACCTTTAAAGTTGATGTCCAACAGACACTGAGGAACATAAGCTTTAATTTGGAGTAATGTTTGTGTCCACTCTGCAAATGTAAATCAAATATTCATTGTCCTTTTAGTTCTGGTTTTGGACTCCACCAAATCTTGtagaaaatatctggctcttaagCTGCTAAATATTCAAGTGGCAAACATGAGGTTTCTAGATAACTTTACTAAAAAGATCCACCTGCCTGAAGAGATCAGTGAGACTGACCCAAAACCGTAAAGATGCAAGccttaaacaaaaataatgagcCATCATGCTAAAAAGATtcgtagagctgaggggaactatAGAGTCCAGTGATAATTATTTGGGGGTTTGTCACTACGAGCAGCCCCTTTCACATCACACAGTCATGTGTAGCCACTTTAACACACAGTATCTTCTTTGATTCTCACACCTGTGGCACAGCTGGCATGAAGTAGCCACTGGTGGGCTGGAACTGATTGATGATGGCGTTAGCCGGCATGGCCCTCATGCCAGCAATACGCTGCATATACTGGTTTGTTAGATGAGCTTTGCGCTCTTCTTTGCGCTGAGCGAGAGCCACGTAGAGGGGTTTGGAGCCAACAATACGTCCATTCATCTCAGTCACAGCCTTGGTGGCCTCTTCGGGGGAGGAGAAGCAGACAAAGCCAAAGCCCTTGGAGCGACCCTCCTCTAGCATCACCTTAAATACAGACAGATTGTGTTTGGCTAACTTCAAACACACAATATTGTCACGCTGTTGCTATATTTGTATTGCAGTGGTACATTGCCTCTTCTCTGGTGATAATGCATTGCAACATCCGTTTGATTGCTCTCACCTTAGCACTTGTAATAGATCCGAATGGAGAGAACTCCTTACGCAGTTTCTCATCGTCTATGGTGTCATCCAGGTTTTTAATGTAAAGATTAACACCCTGAAACCAAAGATACACAGTGGTGATACATACGTAGCAGCTTCTCTGACATGAATGGACTGAAATTTAAGATTGATTAGATTTATAAGATCAATAAGGAGCTTAGTTTCTACGAACCTGATAACGACTGATCCTTTCTTGTTTCAGCAGCTCAAACTTCCTCTTCAGCTCCGCCTGCCGCTCCATCTTCTTCTGAGCTCGGCCCACAAACACTGTCTTGCCATTGAGGTCAGTGCCATTCATGTCTTCTACAGCCTTTGGATGAAAACATcagaaatcatcatcatcagaagGAATGACCAATAAAGACTCACTTGGTATAATTCCATGAGGACCAAGTACCTTGTTAGCGTCCTCGTGTTTCTCATAACTAACAAATCCAAAGCCTCTGGATTTGCCAGTGGGGTCTGTCATCACCTTCACGCTGAGTGTTTTACCTGCAGAGGTCCGATTAGTAGATGTAAGCCAGCAGAACTAGACCACATTAGAATTTGGAGGGACACCCATGAATCTAATTCCATTTTACCATATTTGTCGAAAAGCTCCTTCAACCGGTCATCATCCATATCATCCCCAAAGTTCTTAATGTAGACATTGGTAAACTCTTTGGCTTTGGCACCAAGTTCAGCCTCCCGTTCCTTGCGAGATTTGAAACGACCCACAAACCTGAAGATAGAGGAGGAACAGCGATACACTCTTTTAAAACAGTCCCAACAGAGATGAGAAAACAAACCAGGATCCATCTCTTTTGAGTGTTGGTTTTTCcgatctataaaaaaaaacacttgatcCAGTTTTCGGGTACAGAAAGTTCCACAATGACAGAGGAAGACCTGACCATGCAAGCATGGTAAGTAAAGAGGGTCCAATCTTTTACAAAAACATCCACAAAACATATTCAGCTACATTTCATCACGTGACTCATCATTCCTGgggtaaacaacaaaaaaaacatccaactGCTGTTAATATCACCAGAGGCAGGCAGATATGTCGACATGCTAGACACAGTGACAACCGACTTGATTCTTGGTCCAAAACTTGATGAGGAGGTGGATGGTGAAGGATGGAGGAATAGAGTCTCACAGTACAAAGGAAAGCTGAAGAGGACCAAATGTTCTTATATACCTTGCTATGACGACCTCTCTCTCCTTCCGCCATCCAGTATTGCATTCCTGCATTCGATCCATCACTAAAACACACAAGCGtggtcatacacacacacacaaacactccaagACGGGTGACCAGCGTGTGAACAAATGAGGCAACAGTAAATGCATCTGGTAGGAAAGATTAGAGTAAGTAAGAGTTTTTAATTTGTTATCTATCAGTATCAGTAGAGGTTATCTTCATACTGGAGGTAGTGAGAGATGAGTTTATTAGTCAAATTAGTCACGCACAAACTgaagaaaagacacaaaaagtcAGTTCCCTCAACACAAGTGACACATCAGGTTTTTACATTATAACAAAATATGACGCAGTTTAACACACATAAGCTACTCCCATTATCACCATAAGCTCAATAAGTACTGCACCTTCTACATCTGGACTATCATTGTCATGATAACTTTCAAAATGCTATCAAGatcattttaaagaggtggtatgctcattttcaggttaaaaatcgtatttaggggttgtaccaaggagttgcacatgcgctagttaaagactactagccaatcataagcagagaagggcgggtcagtgagaagccagtaaacatggcttcagttcagctgtacgtGTTCCcgttaccagcttagcaacatggactggagcaagagtttcagagtggtgagttattaatctgtaacaaaagcaTCTTTTATACATAATATTagtgagctctgtctctacatgaCAGTAACAaatttatgtccattgactgcctggggGTAGGTTGTGTTTGGAATGGAGAagggaggtgtgtgctgcagctcagtgttt includes:
- the LOC123978676 gene encoding gap junction beta-4 protein-like; this encodes MNWAFLQGLLSGVNKYSTAFGRVWLSVVFLFRVMVFVVAAEKVWGDEQKDFQCNTAQPGCHNVCYDHFFPVSHIRLWALQLIFVTCPSLLVVMHVAYREDRERKNRLKYGDNCRSLYKDTGKKRGGLWWTYVLTLVFKILVDATFVYLVYHIYEGYDFPSLIKCEQSPCPNTVDCFISRPTEKRIFTLFMVVTSLVCILLSIFEILYLVGKRCCECFTMVHHSRHVMTHTLSSGGHLMESNSLKLHSKNIPKTLAPSYSVTVS
- the ppie gene encoding peptidyl-prolyl cis-trans isomerase E isoform X1; translated protein: MAANKRVLYVGGLAEEVDEKVLHAAFIPFGDITDIQIPLDYETEKHRGFAFIEFELAEDAAAAIDNMNESELFGRTVRVNTAKPMRIKEGSSRPVWSDDDWLKKFSGKTTEEAEGEAAGGETTSTATQEGEPPAKKGRVNPQVYMDIKIGNKPAGRLRFLLRADIVPMTAENFRCLCTHEKGFGYKGSSIHRIIPQFMCQGGDFTNHNGTGGKSIYGRKFDDENFVLKHTAPGQLSMANSGPNTNGSQFFITTDKTDWLDGKHVVFGELVEGMDVLRAMEAQGTKEGKPKQKVIISDCGEYV
- the ppie gene encoding peptidyl-prolyl cis-trans isomerase E isoform X2, with the translated sequence MNESELFGRTVRVNTAKPMRIKEGSSRPVWSDDDWLKKFSGKTTEEAEGEAAGGETTSTATQEGEPPAKKGRVNPQVYMDIKIGNKPAGRLRFLLRADIVPMTAENFRCLCTHEKGFGYKGSSIHRIIPQFMCQGGDFTNHNGTGGKSIYGRKFDDENFVLKHTAPGQLSMANSGPNTNGSQFFITTDKTDWLDGKHVVFGELVEGMDVLRAMEAQGTKEGKPKQKVIISDCGEYV
- the pabpc4 gene encoding polyadenylate-binding protein 4 isoform X1, with the protein product MNTAATGSYPMASLYVGDLHPDITEAMLYEKFSPAGPVLSIRVCRDMITRRSLGYAYVNFSQPADAERALDTMNFDVVKGKPIRIMWSQRDPSLRKSGVGNVFIKNLDKSIDNKALYDTFSAFGNILSCKVVCDENGSKGYAFVHFETQDAADRAIEKMNGMLLNDRKVFVGRFKSRKEREAELGAKAKEFTNVYIKNFGDDMDDDRLKELFDKYGKTLSVKVMTDPTGKSRGFGFVSYEKHEDANKAVEDMNGTDLNGKTVFVGRAQKKMERQAELKRKFELLKQERISRYQGVNLYIKNLDDTIDDEKLRKEFSPFGSITSAKVMLEEGRSKGFGFVCFSSPEEATKAVTEMNGRIVGSKPLYVALAQRKEERKAHLTNQYMQRIAGMRAMPANAIINQFQPTSGYFMPAVPQAQNRTTYYAPNQLAQMRPNPRWQQQGGRGQGGFQGIPGSLRQPGPRANLRHMSPNSSTQGPRAPGQAMGPRPSMGVPGPRAMPPYKYATGVRNPNPQVVQPIALQQTQPAVHVQGQEPLTASMLAAAPPQEQKQMLGERLFPLIQAMHANLAGKITGMLLEIDNSELLHMLESHESLRSKVEEAVAVLQAHQAKKDATQKVGTMATTTAAATS
- the pabpc4 gene encoding polyadenylate-binding protein 4 isoform X2 → MNFDVVKGKPIRIMWSQRDPSLRKSGVGNVFIKNLDKSIDNKALYDTFSAFGNILSCKVVCDENGSKGYAFVHFETQDAADRAIEKMNGMLLNDRKVFVGRFKSRKEREAELGAKAKEFTNVYIKNFGDDMDDDRLKELFDKYGKTLSVKVMTDPTGKSRGFGFVSYEKHEDANKAVEDMNGTDLNGKTVFVGRAQKKMERQAELKRKFELLKQERISRYQGVNLYIKNLDDTIDDEKLRKEFSPFGSITSAKVMLEEGRSKGFGFVCFSSPEEATKAVTEMNGRIVGSKPLYVALAQRKEERKAHLTNQYMQRIAGMRAMPANAIINQFQPTSGYFMPAVPQAQNRTTYYAPNQLAQMRPNPRWQQQGGRGQGGFQGIPGSLRQPGPRANLRHMSPNSSTQGPRAPGQAMGPRPSMGVPGPRAMPPYKYATGVRNPNPQVVQPIALQQTQPAVHVQGQEPLTASMLAAAPPQEQKQMLGERLFPLIQAMHANLAGKITGMLLEIDNSELLHMLESHESLRSKVEEAVAVLQAHQAKKDATQKVGTMATTTAAATS